In the Vogesella sp. XCS3 genome, CGATAGGCGACAGCAAGATCGTGGCGGCTTCCAGCACTTCCTGCGCCACGGCGCGGCCAACGTCACCGCTGGTATCGGCCTTGTCGTAGGTGTTCAGCAGCTCCATCACCGCGGCGATGGCGGTGTTGAATTGCAGGCGGCGGCCGTAGTCGTCGGCCACTTTCTGGATGGTGCTGTGCAGCTTGAAGCGCAGCTCTTTCTGGCTGGCGTTCAGCTCGCCCGCGCTGTACGGCGCGGTGATGCCGGCGGCCACGTGTTCACGGCTCAGCTTCCACAGGCGTTTCAGGAAGCGGAACGCGCCTTCCACACCGGCGTCAGACCATTCCAGGCTCTGCTCCGGCGGGGCGGCAAACATCATGAACAGGCGCGCGGTGTCGGCGCCGTAGTTTTCGATGAATTCCTGCGGGTCCACGCCGTTGTTCTTGGACTTGGACATTTTCTCCACGCCGCCCACCACTACCGGCTGGCCGTCTACGCGGTGGGTCGCGCCGATGATCTTGCCCTTGGCGTCGCGTTCCAGTACCACGTCTTGCGGCGCGATCCAGTCCTTGCTGCCGTTAGGCAGGTCGCGGTAGAAGGTTTCGCAGATCACCATACCCTGGGTCAGCAGGCTCTTGAATGGCTCGTCGCTGTCCACCAGGCCTTCGTCGCGCATCAGCTTGTGGAAGAAGCGCGCGTACAAGAGGTGCAGGATGGCGTGTTCGATGCCGCCCACGTACTGGTCTACCTGCAGCCAGTAGTTGGCCGCAGCCTTGTCCAGCATGGCGGTGTCGCACTGCGGGCTGGCATAGCGGGCGTAGTACCAGCTGGACTCCACGAAGGTATCCATGGTGTCGGTTTCGCGACGGGCTTCGCCACCACACTTGGGGCAGGTGGTTTCGTAGAAGGCCGGCATCTTGGCCAGCGGGCTACCGGCGCCGTCCGGAATCACGTCTTCCGGCAGTACTACCGGCAGGTCTTTTTCCGGCACCGGCACGTCGCCGCAGCACGGGCAGTGGATGACAGGAATCGGGCAGCCCCAGTAGCGCTGGCGGCTGATACCCCAGTCGCGCAGGCGGTACTGGGTTTTCTTGGCGCCGGCAGCTTTGGCTTCCAGGTCGGCCACGATGGCGTCGAAGGCGGCGGCAAAGGCCAGGCCGTCGTACTTGCCGCTGTTGCGGGTGATCAGGCCTTCTTTGGCGCCGTACCAGTCTTGCCAGGTAGTCGCGTCGAAGTTGTCGTCGCCGCTAGCCGGGGCATACACCTGGGTAATCGGCAGGCTGTACTTGTTGGCAAACTCGAAATCGCGCTCGTCGTGCGCCGGTACGGCCATCACCGCGCCTTCGCCGTAGCCCCACAGCACGTAGTTGGCAATCCATACCGGCAGCTTGGCGCCGGTCAGCGGGTGCACCACGAACAGGCCGGTGTCCACGCCTTTCTTTTCCATCTTGGCCACGTCAGCCTCGGCCACGGAGCCGGCTTTGCATTCGGCAATAAATGCCTGCAGCGCAGGGTTGGCCGCGGCGGCCTGGGTGGCCAGCGGGTGCTCGGCAGCCACTGCCACATAGGTGGCACCCATCAGGGTATCCGGACGGGTGGTGTAC is a window encoding:
- the leuS gene encoding leucine--tRNA ligase, translated to MQEQYSPRELEAAAQQKWQKTAAFKAVEDSTRPKYYALSMFPYPSGKLHMGHVRNYTITDVLARFKRAQGFNVLQPMGWDAFGLPAENAAMKNGGAPAAWTYANIEYMKKQLDSLGFALDWERELATCKPDYYRWEQWLFTRLFEKGIIYKKNGVVNWDPVDQTVLANEQVVDGRGWRSGALVEKREIPMYYFAITKYADELLNDLDKLDGWPEQVKTMQRNWIGKSFGSDVSFAYDVDSIGHAGEMKVYTTRPDTLMGATYVAVAAEHPLATQAAAANPALQAFIAECKAGSVAEADVAKMEKKGVDTGLFVVHPLTGAKLPVWIANYVLWGYGEGAVMAVPAHDERDFEFANKYSLPITQVYAPASGDDNFDATTWQDWYGAKEGLITRNSGKYDGLAFAAAFDAIVADLEAKAAGAKKTQYRLRDWGISRQRYWGCPIPVIHCPCCGDVPVPEKDLPVVLPEDVIPDGAGSPLAKMPAFYETTCPKCGGEARRETDTMDTFVESSWYYARYASPQCDTAMLDKAAANYWLQVDQYVGGIEHAILHLLYARFFHKLMRDEGLVDSDEPFKSLLTQGMVICETFYRDLPNGSKDWIAPQDVVLERDAKGKIIGATHRVDGQPVVVGGVEKMSKSKNNGVDPQEFIENYGADTARLFMMFAAPPEQSLEWSDAGVEGAFRFLKRLWKLSREHVAAGITAPYSAGELNASQKELRFKLHSTIQKVADDYGRRLQFNTAIAAVMELLNTYDKADTSGDVGRAVAQEVLEAATILLSPIVPHITDAIWSALKPGTELLSQAWPQVDESALVKSEIELMVQVCGKLRGSVTVAADAGKDVIEAAALAHENVIKFMEGKPAKKIIVVPGRLVNIVV